Proteins from a single region of Akkermansiaceae bacterium:
- a CDS encoding ribose-phosphate pyrophosphokinase — protein sequence MKLISGTAHRTLSENIAKSLGQPLADVHVTAFPDGETFVRINENIRGADVFIIQPSCPPTNHNIMELLIMVDAARRASAERITAVMPFFGYARQDRKDQPRVPITAKLVANLLTAAGVNRVLTMDLHAPQIQGFFDIPVDHLYAKSALFSYLQERHPDTTNLTVVSPDVGGVKMARAYADALGAELAIVAKHRVSATRVEAMNVIGEVEGRDVLLVDDMTETAGTLTAAAEILRKHGAKRIFAGVSHAILGEMGHERLKNSAIEEMITTDSVPQAAGEKVSIVSIAPLMAEAIRRINGGQSITSLFM from the coding sequence ATGAAACTGATCAGTGGAACCGCCCACCGCACCCTTTCCGAAAACATCGCCAAAAGCCTCGGCCAGCCGCTCGCGGATGTCCACGTGACCGCTTTTCCGGACGGTGAAACCTTCGTCAGGATCAACGAGAACATCCGCGGTGCGGATGTTTTCATCATCCAGCCGTCCTGCCCGCCCACGAACCACAACATCATGGAGTTGCTGATCATGGTGGACGCCGCCCGCCGTGCCAGCGCGGAGCGGATCACCGCGGTGATGCCCTTCTTCGGTTACGCCCGGCAGGACCGGAAGGACCAGCCCCGTGTGCCGATCACCGCGAAACTCGTCGCCAATCTGCTGACGGCGGCGGGAGTCAACCGGGTTCTCACCATGGACCTGCACGCCCCGCAGATACAGGGATTCTTCGACATCCCCGTGGACCATCTCTACGCGAAGTCCGCACTTTTCAGCTACCTTCAGGAACGCCACCCGGACACGACCAACCTCACCGTGGTTTCTCCTGACGTTGGCGGGGTGAAAATGGCCCGCGCCTACGCGGACGCCCTCGGCGCCGAGTTGGCCATCGTTGCGAAACACCGCGTGAGCGCCACCCGGGTGGAAGCGATGAATGTGATCGGCGAGGTTGAAGGACGGGATGTCCTGCTGGTGGATGACATGACCGAAACCGCGGGCACCCTCACCGCAGCCGCGGAGATTCTCCGGAAACACGGGGCGAAGCGCATTTTCGCCGGGGTTTCCCACGCCATTCTCGGAGAAATGGGACACGAACGTCTCAAAAACTCCGCCATTGAGGAAATGATCACCACCGACTCCGTCCCGCAAGCCGCAGGGGAAAAGGTCAGCATCGTGAGCATCGCGCCACTGATGGCCGAGGCCATCCGCCGCATCAACGGAGGTCAGTCGATCACTTCGCTGTTCATGTGA
- a CDS encoding exosortase/archaeosortase family protein, whose translation MPESSLQSSHPSFDASGSSGKKKPDVFMWVAVTLSAAVIFWFYAVVARFGPARDQSTFGWLKSAWNGETDYEHGILFPIVIAGLIIYKWRDLKAAAREGSLWGLAAVFVGVVFFAAGYRTLQPRVTAGALPFLLWGAALYLWGWRVGRILLFPLFFFWLAVPLPSFQQATTHLQLIATKMAHHGSALFGVETSVDGTKVLPVKGNWEPLDIAAGCSGIRSLMALLMISAAWAYVANIAMWKKILLFVSAFPLAILGNALRVVSIFVIAEYGNAEWASGTWHDWSGLLLFYPISLALLLGIHTLLEGGLPWKREKKVAVRRTVGATVESNQTLPER comes from the coding sequence TTGCCTGAATCCTCCCTCCAGTCGTCCCATCCTAGCTTTGATGCTTCTGGATCCTCCGGCAAAAAGAAGCCGGATGTGTTCATGTGGGTGGCGGTGACGCTCAGTGCCGCCGTGATTTTCTGGTTTTATGCGGTGGTGGCACGCTTCGGTCCGGCCCGCGACCAATCCACCTTCGGATGGCTGAAGAGCGCTTGGAATGGTGAGACCGACTATGAGCATGGCATCCTTTTCCCCATCGTCATTGCAGGGTTGATCATTTACAAGTGGCGTGACCTGAAGGCGGCGGCCCGGGAGGGAAGTCTCTGGGGCTTGGCCGCTGTATTCGTGGGAGTCGTGTTTTTCGCCGCCGGTTACCGGACGCTCCAGCCGCGGGTGACGGCGGGGGCCCTGCCGTTCCTTCTCTGGGGGGCCGCCCTCTATCTGTGGGGCTGGCGGGTGGGGAGGATCCTGCTCTTTCCGCTTTTCTTCTTCTGGCTGGCGGTTCCCCTGCCCAGCTTCCAACAGGCGACCACCCATCTGCAGCTCATCGCCACTAAAATGGCCCATCACGGTTCGGCACTGTTCGGTGTCGAAACCTCTGTGGATGGAACCAAGGTGCTGCCGGTCAAGGGTAACTGGGAACCTCTGGACATCGCAGCCGGATGCAGCGGCATCCGCTCCCTGATGGCCCTGCTGATGATCTCCGCCGCATGGGCTTACGTGGCGAACATCGCGATGTGGAAGAAGATCCTCCTCTTCGTATCCGCCTTTCCCCTGGCCATCCTGGGAAATGCCCTGCGGGTTGTTTCCATCTTTGTGATCGCGGAGTATGGGAACGCGGAGTGGGCCAGCGGAACCTGGCATGATTGGTCCGGGTTGCTGCTGTTTTATCCGATCTCCCTGGCGCTGCTTCTTGGAATCCACACCCTCCTCGAAGGCGGGCTTCCTTGGAAGAGGGAGAAAAAAGTCGCCGTCCGGCGGACCGTCGGTGCCACTGTGGAATCCAACCAAACCCTTCCCGAGCGATGA